GTGCGTATACAATGGATTTGTTTTTTAAAAAACGAGATGATTTGATGTTGTTTACAGCAATACTGTCATTACTTTCTAAATTATAACAAACCAAACGCTGGAGAAAAAAGGAACTTTTTTCAGCCTCTGGACGTGTGTAGTATAGAAAATCAGTTCCTGCAAGAGCATTGGTATAATGTTTTGTTTTCCAAAGTCTTTTTGCTCCCGTTTTTAAATTTTGGAGAATGGTACTGTCTTTCTTAGTGTACTGAATCCAGTCTTTTTTTCCAATGAATTTCAGATCACTGATATTCTCAAAAACCAGACGTTTTCCTTTTGGAGCTTCCTGAACAATAATCTGCTTTTTGTTTTCTTTTTCTTCATCTTGAAATACAGTGCTGTACGACATCCATTTACCAGTGTAGGATAAAGACTTGCTATTAATTCTCTCCCACGACTGATAAGCCGATTCGTCAACTGTTTTTTTCTGGGCTGATAAACTATGTACACCCAAAGCGAGTGTACATAGTAAGACTATTTTTTTCATATAATTAGATTTTCAGAAAGCGAATTATTCGTTCTTTAAAGCGTTGATAACGCCTGTAAGTTCATCAACCAATTGTCCGGGATTTCCAGAATAACCTTCAGAAGTAAAACGAATTTTTCCGTTTTTGATTACTACTTTTCTCGGTATACCGCTAGATTTGAAAATTGCTGCATACTTTGAGAAAGATTCATTGTTTGTAGAACCGCCTTTTTTTACTAAATCAAAATAAGTATCTAGTTTTAGTCCTTTTTCTTTTAGATAAGCGACGGCTGCTTTTTTGTAACCTTCATGATTTTCCTGAGTGCTGATGAAGTACACTTCAACTTGTTGGTCTTCTTTGAAGTTGGTCACTAATTGCTGCATCGCTGGAAAAGCCTTTTTACAAGGTCCGCACCAAGTTGCCCAAAAATCGATTACGATAATTTTACCGTTGTTTAAATCCAATTGCTTTGTTTTTCCATCGGTTCCCTGAACTTTAATGGCAGGAGCGGCGATATCGATTAAAGCGATTTTTTCTTCAGACTTGTTTTCCTTTTTCAGCTGCTCTAAATAGGCAGGAAAATCACTTTCTTTTTTGCCTTCTTTTAAATACGCTTCTTTCAATTTAGCCGTCATTCCTTCTGATAAAGTATTTCTTCTTGCTGCATTTTTCAATACCTCGATAATAGGTTTGTTTAATGCTTCTAAAGCTCTTACGTGTATGTCGTTAATGCTTGCTTTTTCGTAACGTTTTTCTAATGGAAGCGCATCAAAAGTTTCCAGAACTTCTTTGTACTTTTTCAGCATATCGAACATACGAATCTGAATTACTAATTCATTGTTCAATTGATTTTTAGCATTTTCTGTTGCCTGATTGGGCGACCAGTAAATTCCCTGCATATAAGACAGATCATTTACTTTTGCCTTCATTTCTTTTATCATTGGCACAGCCATTGTCTCGATCACGGCCGGATCTACCGATTTTAGGTATAAAGCTTTAGAAATATACTGGTGGTAACCGTCATTGATTGAGGCAAAATTCATTGTTGGAATCAGAGCCAGAATACTTTTGTAATCTTTAGTTTCGAAATAATAGCCAAATTTTATTTTTACAATATTATCATACAAATAATTTTGTGATGCAGGCACTTCTTTACTGTATGGAAAATCAGTTAAAAATTGATTTGCAGCTTTAAACTTCTCAGCTGCATCAGCAATTTTGTTGATTTTTTGATAGGCTTTAAACCTTGAATGAGCACCATTTGGAAATTGCTTTTCAATAACTGTTTCTAATGAATCTGCTTTTTTCTGATCTTTTAAATCAAACAGATAAATATTGCGGAGTTTTACAAAAACTTCTTCGGGCATTCCTTTTGTGTTTTTTGAAAATTGCGTTAAAATTTTAGGCGCAATCTCCTCAAATTTTTCAGGTTTTTGTTTTTTTAGGATTTTGATGTAGGTATCAAAAAATTCAGGAAATCGGTCTGGATGGTCTTGCACTTCTTTTTTTAACCAATATTCGGTTGCATCTCCATCAATAGAAAAATCTTTAAAATACCCGCTAAATTCTCCGTTAAAGTTTTTGTTTCTAAAAGTTGCCCAAGCCAAATCGGCTCCGGGCATTTTTACTTTTGGTTCTTTAAAAGCGACCAGCATATAACCTTTATCCTGATTAGTGTCTGTAACTAATCCATTTTCGGTATTACCATAGAATTTGAAAGCCATAAAAGCACAGTTTTTCGGAACCGTAAAATCAGCATTCCAAGTACTGCCATTTTTTTTCATTTTAATATCTTCAATTTCCCATCTGTAATCATTGAAAACATACGCATAACCGTTGATTTCTTGTATGTTTTCTAATGGACCACCTTTTGGATCATACGTCATATGTATAGTCGTTCCAGGAATAGGAATGTCTGCCATTCCTTGTAATCTGGATGTAACTTCTTGAGCCGAAACTTTTATGGTAAGGGCGCAAAATGCCAATACCAAAAGTTTGATATTTAATTTTTTTAACATTGTAATGAATTTATTTGCCCAGTTCCGGGTTTAAATCGATGTAATTTTGATTGATTGGGAATACATATCCATCGCTGTTAGGAGCAAGGGTAAAGGTATTTCCTTTAAAAATTCGTGTGTATGTTTTCTGAAAAGCCGGATCAAGATTTAATCTTCGCTGATCGAACCAGCGGAAACCTCTTCCTATAAATTCTTTTTGTCTTTCTGTTAAAACAAGATTTAGAGCTTCAGTACTTGTTGTGGCACTTACTTGATACGCGGCATTGGCTCTGAATCTTTTTGCTCTAAGAATATTAAGATAATCCACGGCTTTTTGACTTTGCCCTGTTCTGGCATAACACTCAGCAGCGATTAAATACATTTCGGGAACCGAAACGCCAACGTTAATTCCGTTTGTATTGCTGTAGGTAGCAATTCCAAAACCTCTTCCGGTGTAAGTTGGAGAAATAGCAACGTTACCAGCAATTGTGTAGTAATCATATCGCAAATCATTGGTTCCAAAACTACTTAGCAAATCATTAGAAAGAGGTGCTCTGTTATACGTTAACAGCAAAGTTTTAGAAAATATAACCTCCGGATTCTGAATTAAAACGGGATAACTGTAACCAGTTGCAAATGTTTTTAAATCAATCAATCCATTTTGCATTTGCAGAGCTTTCTCCGCATTTTCAAGACTCAATTGATATTGACCCATATAAAGATACGTTCTTGCTAATAATGCATAAACTGCTTTTTTGGATGGAAGCACATTAAAAGGAGGGGTATCCTGAATATCATTTGCCAAAGCACTTTTTAAATCAGAAATAATCTGATCGTAAATCTGGCCCACTGTACTTCTTTCTAATGACGAAAACAGTTCTGGTTTCAACAATAATGGAACCGCTTTTTCTGAATTAGCAGAAGCTGGATCAAATTGAGGACCGTAAGTATTTACTAACTGAAGGTACGCAAATGCTCTATGAACAAATGCTTCGGCATAGATTTCTTTTTTCTCGGCATCTGTTCCTTTTTCACTGCTCATAACACCATCCAGAAGAACGTTGCTGTAATAAATGGCTTTGTATAACCCGATATAGTCTGAGTCGCCCTGAGACGGATCGTAGATTCTATCCTGCCATGTATAGCTGTTTGCCCAAATGGTACTTACACTATTTTGATAAGTCGTAGGAAATTCTACATCGGCATTGGCCAATAAATAAATACCTCCAGAACCGCTAATGTCATTATAGGCATTAGCAATAGCTCTGTAATCTGAAGTATATTTTAAAATTCTGTTGTTTCCAACTTGCTCTACTTCAACATAATCTCTACAAGAGTTTAGCAAAAGTGCAGGCAGAATATATAGTGTGAATTTAAGAAATTTCATAAATCTGTTTTTTAAAATTAAAAACCGCAGTTAAATTGTAAAGAGTAGGTACGCTGTGGAGGAAGGGTGTTGTAGTTGTTGTTTGACAAATACTGAGGGTCGATTCCTAAATCGTTTTTAACCCATAACAATCCTAAATTCCTTGCTGCAAAATTAAAACTCAATGATTTTATAAAAGTTTTTTCCAACCATTGGCTTGGCACATTATAACCTAATGAAACCTGCTGTAATCTAATGTTATCTGCTGGAAGTACATTAATGTCTGCCATTTGGTAACGGTTTAAACTATTAAAGCTGATGTTTGCCAGACCAGGAACATTAGTATTGGCTTCGTCTCCGGCTTGTCTCCAACGATCTGCAACAAGGGCATCTTTTGCAACAGCACCGTATTGCACTCCTGTGTAAGAAGGGTAATTCTGTAAAACCGTATTTCTGAATACATGTCCTCCATAATAGGTGATCTGCACTCCCAATCTGAAGTTTTTAAACGAGAAATCATTCATAAAACCTCCAGAATAAGGAGCAAATGTGGTTCCCATATATT
This is a stretch of genomic DNA from Flavobacterium endoglycinae. It encodes these proteins:
- a CDS encoding TlpA family protein disulfide reductase; translation: MLKKLNIKLLVLAFCALTIKVSAQEVTSRLQGMADIPIPGTTIHMTYDPKGGPLENIQEINGYAYVFNDYRWEIEDIKMKKNGSTWNADFTVPKNCAFMAFKFYGNTENGLVTDTNQDKGYMLVAFKEPKVKMPGADLAWATFRNKNFNGEFSGYFKDFSIDGDATEYWLKKEVQDHPDRFPEFFDTYIKILKKQKPEKFEEIAPKILTQFSKNTKGMPEEVFVKLRNIYLFDLKDQKKADSLETVIEKQFPNGAHSRFKAYQKINKIADAAEKFKAANQFLTDFPYSKEVPASQNYLYDNIVKIKFGYYFETKDYKSILALIPTMNFASINDGYHQYISKALYLKSVDPAVIETMAVPMIKEMKAKVNDLSYMQGIYWSPNQATENAKNQLNNELVIQIRMFDMLKKYKEVLETFDALPLEKRYEKASINDIHVRALEALNKPIIEVLKNAARRNTLSEGMTAKLKEAYLKEGKKESDFPAYLEQLKKENKSEEKIALIDIAAPAIKVQGTDGKTKQLDLNNGKIIVIDFWATWCGPCKKAFPAMQQLVTNFKEDQQVEVYFISTQENHEGYKKAAVAYLKEKGLKLDTYFDLVKKGGSTNNESFSKYAAIFKSSGIPRKVVIKNGKIRFTSEGYSGNPGQLVDELTGVINALKNE
- a CDS encoding RagB/SusD family nutrient uptake outer membrane protein → MKFLKFTLYILPALLLNSCRDYVEVEQVGNNRILKYTSDYRAIANAYNDISGSGGIYLLANADVEFPTTYQNSVSTIWANSYTWQDRIYDPSQGDSDYIGLYKAIYYSNVLLDGVMSSEKGTDAEKKEIYAEAFVHRAFAYLQLVNTYGPQFDPASANSEKAVPLLLKPELFSSLERSTVGQIYDQIISDLKSALANDIQDTPPFNVLPSKKAVYALLARTYLYMGQYQLSLENAEKALQMQNGLIDLKTFATGYSYPVLIQNPEVIFSKTLLLTYNRAPLSNDLLSSFGTNDLRYDYYTIAGNVAISPTYTGRGFGIATYSNTNGINVGVSVPEMYLIAAECYARTGQSQKAVDYLNILRAKRFRANAAYQVSATTSTEALNLVLTERQKEFIGRGFRWFDQRRLNLDPAFQKTYTRIFKGNTFTLAPNSDGYVFPINQNYIDLNPELGK